A window of Hevea brasiliensis isolate MT/VB/25A 57/8 chromosome 14, ASM3005281v1, whole genome shotgun sequence contains these coding sequences:
- the LOC110672894 gene encoding disease resistance protein RPM1-like produces the protein MLEGSVTFLLMKLSEILTDQNDLLFGVRGDAKYIRDELQFSLAVLRDAESMEEEEIDPLLKVWVKNLRDVAYEMEDVLDDFKLHLAHDHGHGFCVCLNKTSDFIISLKARHQIASTMRDIRTRIREIKIRVEDISKARSSFTHINSRWREVNYSGGADLAAQRDALPLEEANLVGIEMPKGRLIGWLLGSKSELEVVSVVGMAGVGKTTLVKLVYENSEVKKHFMFCAWIVLTQYFKTGDLLKDIVQQLYHVLREPSPEGIDTMSDHELRVEINKFLQQRRYLIVLDDVWNNDAWNTFKHAFPNNKEGSRILLTTRRSEVAKNASIESPDKVYALNPLSSEEAWTLFCRKTFRSNSCLPHLENVSQQILGRCEGLPLAITAISGVLATRDNTRIDEWDMIYRSLSAEIQANNSLGSMKKVLSLSYYNLPYYLKCCLLYFSIFPEGYPIERRRLIRLWTAEGFVVETEGRMLEEVAEGYLNELIERSLVQVVEATSDGRVKKCRIQGLLHDIITSMAKDQGFAAIAKEESMTLPERVRRLSIQNARTRIQRISQFTSASGLRSLLVFSGLDILPESPLFDLSPSNLRMLNVLELGGTQLEDFPNEVTNLLLLKYLSLRNTEVNHIPSSIGNLQYLETLDLKNSRVIELPNTILKLQKLRHILVYRYETKFADQMETKQTIGFKLQTHIRGLQSLQKLCFLEANQDLMRELGKLTKLRRLGIVNLRREDGSNLCPSIEKLTNLRALSVVSTTESEFIDLGHISSPPRFLQRLYLKGRLERLPDWISSLDNLKKVVLKWSWQSGDPLLSLQHLPSLVHVEFVQVYDGELLHFRAKGFRSLKFLGLNKLDRLREIIIEPGAMPFLQKLVVQNCGLLQRVPSGIEHLAHLRVLEFINMPVNLIVTLHPDRNDGDYLKIAEVPEVYFYTYWNNGKWDVFSLEIFRKGGPQSKQSSQLSTSSVPVEASSTQEITSTLPIAHEITSTLSIATNLAASSPASTVSASIGVETIDQGNLLPY, from the coding sequence ATGTTAGAAGGTTCAGTAACCTTTCTACTGATGAAGCTCTCAGAAATTCTAACAGATCAGAACGATCTCTTGTTTGGGGTTCGGGGAGACGCTAAGTACATCAGGGATGAGTTACAGTTCTCGTTAGCCGTTTTAAGAGATGCAGAGTCAATGGAGGAGGAGGAGATTGACCCTTTGCTAAAAGTGTGGGTGAAGAACTTGAGAGATGTGGCTTATGAAATGGAAGATGTTCTTGATGATTTCAAGCTGCATCTTGCACATGATCATGGGCATGGCTTCTGTGTTTGTCTTAATAAAACTTCCGACTTCATTATATCTTTGAAAGCTCGTCATCAAATTGCTTCAACAATGCGAGACATCAGAACCAGAATAAGAGAAATCAAGATCAGAGTAGAAGACATCTCTAAAGCACGTAGTTCATTTACCCACATCAATTCAAGATGGCGAGAAGTCAATTATAGCGGTGGAGCGGACCTGGCTGCACAGCGGGATGCTCTTCCACTAGAAGAAGCCAATCTAGTGGGCATTGAAATGCCTAAAGGGCGGCTTATTGGGTGGCTTCTTGGAAGTAAATCAGAACTTGAAGTGGTTTCAGTGGTTGGAATGGCAGGTGTGGGTAAAACCACATTGGTGAAACTAGTATACGAGAATTCAGAAGTTAAGAAACACTTTATGTTTTGTGCTTGGATTGTTCTTACTCAATATTTCAAGACAGGGGACCTCCTAAAAGACATCGTCCAACAACTCTACCATGTGCTCAGGGAGCCAAGTCCTGAAGGAATTGACACCATGAGCGACCATGAGCTAAGGGTggaaataaataaatttcttcAACAAAGAAGGTACCTTATTGTCTTGGATGATGTGTGGAATAATGATGCCTGGAATACTTTTAAACATGCATTTCCAAACAACAAAGAAGGAAGCCGAATATTGCTTACGACACGCAGAAGTGAagttgccaaaaatgcctccatTGAATCTCCTGATAAAGTCTACGCTTTGAATCCATTATCTTCAGAAGAGGCTTGGACTTTGTTTTGCAGGAAGACATTTCGGAGCAACTCCTGCCTTCCACATCTGGAGAATGTATCACAACAAATCCTGGGTAGGTGTGAAGGACTGCCACTTGCAATTACAGCAATCAGTGGTGTTCTGGCAACAAGGGACAACACTAGGATAGATGAATGGGACATGATTTACAGAAGCCTCAGTGCTGAAATACAAGCCAACAACAGTCTCGGGAGTATGAAGAAAGTCCTGTCGCTCAGTTACTATAATTTACCATACTATCTCAAATGTTGTTTGCTCTACTTCAGCATCTTTCCTGAAGGCTACCCAATTGAGCGTAGGAGACTTATTCGATTGTGGACTGCAGAAGGATTCGTTGTCGAAACAGAAGGAAGGATGCTAGAGGAAGTTGCAGAAGGTTACCTCAACGAGCTCATAGAAAGAAGCTTGGTCCAAGTTGTAGAGGCTACCAGCGATGGTCGGGTCAAAAAATGCCGTATCCAAGGCCTTCTGCATGACATTATCACTTCCATGGCAAAAGATCAGGGTTTTGCAGCAATAGCAAAAGAAGAAAGCATGACGTTGCCTGAAAGAGTTCGCCGCCTTTCCATACAGAATGCCAGGACAAGAATACAACGAATAAGTCAGTTTACTTCTGCCTCAGGACTTCGTTCATTGCTTGTGTTCTCGGGGCTAGATATTTTACCTGAATCTCCATTATTTGATCTTTCTCCTAGCAATTTAAGAATGCTCAACGTGTTAGAACTGGGTGGCACGCAATTGGAGGATTTTCCAAATGAAGTTACTAACCTCTTGCTTTTAAAGTATCTAAGTTTGAGAAATACCGAGGTGAATCACATCCCAAGCTCTATTGGCAATCTGCAGTACCTGGAAACCTTAGATCTAAAGAATTCTCGAGTCATAGAATTGCCAAATACAATTCTGAAGCTCCAAAAACTTCGCCATATACTTGTGTATCGCTACGAGACAAAGTTTGCTGATCAGATGGAAACCAAGCAAACAATCGGCTTTAAGCTACAAACTCATATAAGAGGTCTACAGTCCCTCCAAAAGCTTTGCTTCTTAGAGGCAAATCAAGACTTGATGAGAGAACTAGGAAAACTGACTAAGCTGAGAAGATTGGGCATTGTGAATTTAAGGAGAGAAGATGGAAGTAATCTTTGTCCTTCCATTGAAAAGCTGACCAACCTTCGTGCATTATCTGTTGTATCAACCACGGAAAGTGAGTTCATCGATTTAGGGCATATATCTTCTCCTCCTCGATTTCTTCAACGACTATATTTGAAAGGACGTTTAGAGAGACTACCTGACTGGATTTCTTCACTTGACAATTTGAAAAAGGTAGTTTTGAAATGGAGCTGGCAAAGTGGTGATCCGCTTCTATCTCTTCAACATTTGCCCAGTTTAGTACATGTTGAGTTTGTGCAAGTTTATGATGGAGAGCTATTGCACTTTCGAGCTAAAGGATTCCGAAGCCTTAAGTTTTTGGGTCTGAACAAATTAGATAGACTCAGAGAGATCATTATTGAGCCAGGAGCAATGCCTTTTCTGCAAAAGCTAGTTGTCCAAAACTGTGGTCTGTTGCAGAGGGTTCCATCAGGCATTGAACATCTTGCTCACCTAAGAGTATTGGAATTTATAAATATGCCCGTAAATTTAATCGTGACACTACATCCCGACCGAAATGATGGAGATTATCTAAAGATTGCAGAGGTACCGGAGGTCTACTTCTACACCTACTGGAATAATGGTAAATGGGATGTCTTCTCTTTAGAGATATTCAGAAAAGGTGGTCCTCAATCTAAGCAGTCCTCACAGTTGTCGACCAGTAGTGTTCCGGTTGAAGCTTCCTCTACTCAGGAGATCACATCTACTCTCCCTATCGCACACGAGATCACATCTACTCTCTCAATTGCTACAAATCTTGCTGCTTCAAGTCCTGCTTCCACTGTTTCAGCATCAATTGGGGTGGAGACCATTGACCAAGGTAACTTATTGCCATATTAA